A single genomic interval of Nomascus leucogenys isolate Asia chromosome 3, Asia_NLE_v1, whole genome shotgun sequence harbors:
- the IFIT3 gene encoding interferon-induced protein with tetratricopeptide repeats 3 has protein sequence MQRAVMSEVTKNSLEKILPQLKCHFTWNLFKEESVSRDLEDRVCNQIEFLNTEFKATMYNLLAYIKHLDGNNEAALECLQQAEELIQQEHADQAEIRSLVTWGNYAWVYYHLGRLSDAQIYVDKVKQTCKKFSNPYSIECSELDCEEGWTQVKCGRNERAKVCFEKALEEKPNNPEFSSGLAIAMYHLDNNPEKQFSTDVLKQAIELSPDNQYVKVLLGLKLQKMNKEAEGEQLVEEALEKAPCQTDVLRSAAKFYRRKGDLDKAIELFQRVLESTPNNGYLYHQIGCCYKAKVRQMQNTGESEASGNKEMIETLKQYAMEYSNKALEKGLNPLNAYSDLAEFLEAECYQTPFNKEVPDAEKQQSHQRYCNLQKYNGKSEDTALQHGLEGLSISKKSTDKEEIKDQPQNVSENLLPQNTPNYWYLQGLIHKQNGDLLQAAKCYEKELGRLLRDAPSGIGSFFLSASELEDGSEEMGQGAVSSNPRELLSNSEQLN, from the exons ATGCAGAGGGCAGTCATGAG TGAGGTCACCAAGAATTCCCTGGAGAAAATCCTTCCACAGCTGAAATGCCATTTCACCTGGAACTTATTCAAGGAAGAAAGTGTCTCAAGGGATCTAGAAGATAGAGTGTGTAACCAGATTGAATTTTTAAACACTGAGTTCAAAGCTACAATGTACAACTTGTTGGCCTACATAAAACACCTAGATGGTAACAACGAGGCAGCCCTGGAATGCTTACAGCAAGCTGAAGAGTTAATCCAGCAAGAACATGCTGACCAAGCAGAAATCAGAAGTCTAGTCACTTGGGGAAACTACGCCTGGGTCTACTATCACTTGGGCAGACTCTCAGATGCTCAGATTTATGTAGACAAGGTGAAACAAACCTGCAAGAAATTTTCAAATCCATACAGTATTGAGTGTTCTGAACTTGACTGTGAGGAAGGGTGGACACAAGTGAAGTGTGGAAGAAATGAAAGGGCAAAGGTGTGTTTTGAGAAGGCTCTGGAAGAAAAGCCCAACAACCCAGAATTCTCCTCTGGACTGGCAATTGCGATGTACCATCTGGATAATAACCCAGAGAAACAGTTCTCTACTGATGTTTTGAAGCAGGCCATTGAGCTGAGTCCTGATAACCAATATGTCAAGGTTCTCTTGGGCCTGAAACTGCAGAAGATGAATAAAGAAGCTGAAGGAGAGCAGTTGGTTGAAGAAGCCTTGGAAAAGGCTCCTTGCCAAACAGATGTCCTCCGCAGTGCAGCcaaattttacagaagaaaaggtGACCTAGACAAAGCTATTGAACTGTTTCAACGGGTGTTGGAATCCACACCAAACAATGGCTACCTCTATCACCAGATTGGGTGCTGCTACAAGGCAAAAGTAAGACAAATGCAGAATACAGGAGAATCTGAAGCTAGTGGAAATAAAGAGATGATTGAAACACTAAAGCAATATGCTATGGAGTATTCAAATAAAGCTCTTGAGAAGGGACTGAATCCTCTGAACGCATACTCTGATCTTGCTGAGTTCCTAGAGGCAGAATGTTATCAGACACCATTCAATAAGGAAGTCCCTGATGCTGAGAAGCAACAATCCCATCAGCGCTACTGCAACCTTCAGAAATATAATGGGAAGTCTGAAGACACTGCTCTGCAACATGGTTTAGAGGGTTTGTCCATAAGCAAAAAATCAACTGACAAGGAAGAGATCAAAGACCAACCACAGAATGTATCTGAAAATCTGCTTCCACAAAATACACCAAATTATTGGTATCTTCAAGGATTAATTCATAAGCAGAATGGAGATCTGCTGCAAGCAGCCAAATGTTATGAGAAGGAACTGGGCCGCCTACTAAGGGATGCCCCTTCAGGCATAGGCAGTTTTTTCCTGTCAGCATCTGAGCTTGAGGATGGCAGTGAGGAAATGGGCCAGGGCGCAGTCAGCTCCAATCCCAGAGAGCTCCTCTCTAACTCAGAGCAACTGAACTGA